tagcagagtcggagcgctgcctttggcaatctccagctctgccatagagttgtattgaggggtcgtgtcggccaccgcttcatgcggtggtcaacacgcgctatgtAGCCagcgagcctggcccccgtacagagagatcgcagggggccccagcggtcggaccacccgcgatttcaaatttatcccctatccttagactaggagataagtttttcaccactggactaccccttaaacatcttatcccctatccaaaagatagggataAAGATGTTAGACCGCGGGGATTCCGccaatggggacccccgtgatctcaggggcggcgtccggaacacggaagcctgtAGCTTCTGCATTCCTGACATAATGCCActccccctcctttcatgtctatggggggtggggcgtgacggctagtacattaccatcacgcctcctcctgtAGATGTCAATGGAGTGGGCGTGGcagcctgcatcaccagtcattggCCATGGAACAGAGTTCGCTCCGTCACCGAATGAGGGATGCAAAggcggagattgtgggggtccccagtggcaggatatcctttggataggggatgagatgtttacagcagagtacccctttatggtctattcacacgaacAGTAttctacgcagatttgatgcgcaggattttctgctgcagatatcAATGTAAACAGAATGTCTGAACACAGCTAAAAATCCTGTGCATTaactctgcgcagaatactgtacgtgtgaatagacccttaaggagcCAGAAAAAGTATATGtcaggaaaaattgaaaaaaatttatGGAATTGcccaattttgtggggcaaattTTTTTCAGGGTTCACAATACAGTAAATCTGACATCTTTATTCTATGGATCAGTACGATTTCAATGACACCAAACTTgggtaatttttgttttgttttaaggtaaaaaaattaataaatgaaaacatgttttgacccctgtaacttttttattttagggaCATCATCGCGCacggccataccaaatatgtttgttcatgtttttggtttttttttattggaaaaggggggttatttgaacttttattagggttaGAGAGaggatttttttagatttttaaaaacgtttttttttttttacacatttttggacTCCCTAGGGACCTATCCTAAGCCACCATtacatggcttacatagatcagtgtaatgctattgcattacattgatctatgttttaGGCACTTGATTGCTAAGGGGTGCCAAAGGCATCGTTAAGCATTCGCCGATCCATGGAGCATCGGGAGGGACGGAAAAGTCCCCATTCTTCCCCGTTAGCCCATCCGCAGCCCCCGATTACATCAGGAGCTGCAGATGGGTCCCCTAGACCCCAGGGATGATCAGAATTTAATGTTTAGATACCGTGATCGCTATTGATCACGGAATTTAACCATTTCAGTGATGGACATTGGAGCCAGCTCCGATTTCCGTCATTACcgacagatgtcagctgctgatagcagcagggatcTGCCGGTTAtgacgcggacccgaccccaccagacccatgacgtaccgatacgtcataggtggggaaggggttaaagcggaACTCTTTTTGATCTggggagggacccccgcgatcccctgCCCGGCCCCCCGGCTCTGCTCATGCaagaataaataaataccgtAACTATGATCAAAATACCAAATACTCAAACCAAAGTAGTAGTGATAAaataccagaaccacaataacataACTAATAGACATGTCCACCCATCACTACTTGGGTCACTTATCCCTTCTAACAAACATTGTGATGGAAAGGAAAGTGAAATAAAAGGGGAGGGCGGGGCTTCTACTAATCTTCCCACAGGTGACTGAGCTGGAGACACCACAGCCCAGTATATAAGGGAAATACTTTTCCCGCCAATGGGCCTCCAGCCAATCAGAATGCTGTTGTTGGGCTGGAGCATCGCTGGGCAGAAGATCACGGTTACCGGGCAGAATCTGATCCTCCAATCAGAAGCAGGAATCCATCTCTCAGCAGAACAGCTGTTACCGGGCAGAATAACTGAGGAAAACAACCTGAGGAGATAAAGAAGGAAGAAGGAAataaggagggaggggggggggggcatgtataCTGGGAACTATGGTGCAGTATGCCCCCTCAGCTTGTGCTGAAATTtggcataatttttttaaattttttattcatttatttatttatttgtttgctctttagggtgaagatctgatggatattaaggttgaggttaaagatgaaccagaagaggagacggatttcgtggccgatcagcagtgtaaggagggggagacttttattggtggagggtctcctagatactactacacccatcatctgatcatcacatggaataatctattcatcactgtgtgttctctacagatggagtcattgatagaaatccacccgagaggtgtccccgccctctgtattcccaggactgtccagagggaaatgtcccagagaagtatcaggtagatgaggctgatcctatatctctatagggggggttctgcagtcatagatgtggggatagattttgggggtctctgttgctcctcctgtctgctgtattgtagtgaattgttctatatgtcacatcaggggggagatctgactaataataaagtggaggatgaagaagagaggatgaggggccatcacccgtgtatgaggggagtgaaggaggaaattccaggaggtgttaccccaggtatgtaataattccaagaggtgttaccccaggtatgtaataattccaggaggtgttgtcccaggtatgtaataattccaagaggtgttgtcccaggtatgtaataattccaggaggtgttgtcccaggtatgtaataattccaagaggtgttgtcccaggtatgtaataattccaagaggtgttgtcccaggtatgtaataattccaggaggtgttgtcccaggtatgtaataattccaagaggtgttgtcccaggtatgtaataattccaggaggtgttgtcccaggtatgtaatatttccaggaggtgttgtcccaggtatgtaatgtttccaggaggtgttaccccaggtatgtagtaATGGATTACAGAGGGAATTCAGAGGTGTCTTCAGGGGAGGCTCCACCTTAGATCTACAtgacattaacccttcaggcccCAGTGATCCCCTGTGTTATGTATAGTCAGGACCTGAGGGAGATGACTATATAGAGATCCTCTCCAAGGTCATCTATGGGTCCTGTCATGCTCCAGGTAGAACACTAGGGGCAGCATCAGGATTTGGGGCTCAGATGTGATGAACGGACATCAGAGAAAACTCAGTTTAAcctgttaaaatattttaagtgACCAATCATTTTAAATCATTTGAAATAAGTAtcaaaaatatattttgtttcaacagaaaatcccagtaagaattctgagggaaacttcatgttatccctgaatgataaaggagaagatgaagatatgatggagcgctcctcaggagaagacctccttacccctaatgtccatccagatctatcctgtaataatccacctgatcatgaggaaccttctcctgaccaaccacacattgttaccacaaggaGAGATCAGAAAGGGAGGAAAAGGGTTCAATGTGATGAATGTGGGAAAGAGTTTACTAGTAGATCAGGTCTTTTTAGACACAGGAAaatccacacaggagagaagccatataaatgttcagaatgtggaaaatgttttaaaagtaaaTCAGAGCTTGTTAAACATGAGAGAatacacacaggggagaagccatactcctgttcagaatgtgggaaatgttttagaaaTATATCATATCGTTCAAATCATGAAAGATTTCACatgggagagaagccatattcatgttcaggatgtgggaaatgttttataagtAAAGCACATCTTACgacacatgagagaattcacagaggtgagaagccatattcatgttctgaatgtgagaaatgttttacacaaaaatcagttctagttatacatgagagaattcacacaggagtgaagccatattcatgttctgaatgtgggaaatgttttatgagtaaatcagatcttgttatacatgagagaattcatacaggagagaagccatattcatgttcacaatgtgggaaaCGTTTCAtacaaaaatcacatttttctagACATgagaaaactcacacaggagagaagccatattcatgttcagaatgtgggaaatgttttttaaataagtCATATCTTGTTATACATtatagaattcacacaggagagaagccatattcatgttcagaatgtggaaaatgttttagcaGTAAATCACAACTTTCtggacatgagagaattcacactggAGACTGATTGATGAAATAATGAttgataaaaatataataatatggaGAATGGAAATCTGAGATCTCAGGTAACAGTAAAATGTGATGTTTCTAAGTTCTGTTGTGAGAATTAACCCTCGAATAAACTTCATAATGAAACCTAAGCAGAAGCTAAAGCCAACATCATCTCTTGGTCATTagcacctggggtcatgtgacctTTGTAGGTAAATAACGGTAATgagaagtacagtggtccctcaagtaacaatattaattggttctgggacgaccattgtatggtgaaaccattgtatgttgggaccataactctatggaatccTGGTAatcggttctgaagccccaaaatgtcatccaaaaatagaaaaaaaaagaggattaaagaaaaataagtagataactaatataaagtaaatccttacatgtaaaagtaataaagatctgcttggagctgtaatcactgtctatgtagaggacaggagcttcttcagggtcctgtacagtacacacaatgtcctaaaaaagtaattgagccgccctcacctggtgtccaaaggagcaggtaaccctggtacaggtaaagagtacagaacatgtaatacctccctgtactgtagggggcactaccagacaccagtcagtgcatacacttcagtaatacaggtaaagagtacagaacatgtcatacctccctgtactgtagggggcgctaccagacaccagtcagtgcatacacttcagtaatacaggtaaagagtacagaacatgtaatacctccctgtactgtagggggctctaccagacacaagtcagtgcatacacttcagtaatacaggtaaagagtacagaacatgtaatacctccctgtactgtagagggcgctaccagacaccagtcagtgcatgtacttcagtaatacaggtaaagagtacagaacatgtaatacctccctgtactgtagggggcactaccagacaccagtcagtgcatacacttcagtaatacaggtaaagagtacagaacatgtcatacctccctgtactgtagg
Above is a genomic segment from Hyla sarda isolate aHylSar1 chromosome 1, aHylSar1.hap1, whole genome shotgun sequence containing:
- the LOC130284036 gene encoding oocyte zinc finger protein XlCOF8.4-like isoform X1, which codes for MDKDRNEMTKRILHFTLEILHLLTGEDYTIVKKTWGECVAPISHLHESGGRSRARGPITEPPPHSLIHEEKILELIHRITELLTGEVPIRCQDVAVYFSMEEWEYVEGHKDLYQDIVMMEDHRPLTSQDGVIDRNPPERCPCPLYSQDCPEGNVPEKHQGEDLMDIKVEVKDEPEEETDFVADQQYGVIDRNPPERCPRPLYSQDCPEGNVPEKYQGGDLTNNKVEDEEERMRGHHPCMRGVKEEIPGGVTPENPSKNSEGNFMLSLNDKGEDEDMMERSSGEDLLTPNVHPDLSCNNPPDHEEPSPDQPHIVTTRRDQKGRKRVQCDECGKEFTSRSGLFRHRKIHTGEKPYKCSECGKCFKSKSELVKHERIHTGEKPYSCSECGKCFRNISYRSNHERFHMGEKPYSCSGCGKCFISKAHLTTHERIHRGEKPYSCSECEKCFTQKSVLVIHERIHTGVKPYSCSECGKCFMSKSDLVIHERIHTGEKPYSCSQCGKRFIQKSHFSRHEKTHTGEKPYSCSECGKCFLNKSYLVIHYRIHTGEKPYSCSECGKCFSSKSQLSGHERIHTGD
- the LOC130284036 gene encoding oocyte zinc finger protein XlCOF8.4-like isoform X2, with translation MDKDRNEMTKRILHFTLEILHLLTGEDYTIVKKTWGECVAPISHLHESGGRSRARGPITEPPPHSLIHEEKILELIHRITELLTGEVPIRCQDVAVYFSMEEWEYVEGHKDLYQDIVMMEDHRPLTSQDGVIDRNPPERCPRPLYSQDCPEGNVPEKYQGGDLTNNKVEDEEERMRGHHPCMRGVKEEIPGGVTPENPSKNSEGNFMLSLNDKGEDEDMMERSSGEDLLTPNVHPDLSCNNPPDHEEPSPDQPHIVTTRRDQKGRKRVQCDECGKEFTSRSGLFRHRKIHTGEKPYKCSECGKCFKSKSELVKHERIHTGEKPYSCSECGKCFRNISYRSNHERFHMGEKPYSCSGCGKCFISKAHLTTHERIHRGEKPYSCSECEKCFTQKSVLVIHERIHTGVKPYSCSECGKCFMSKSDLVIHERIHTGEKPYSCSQCGKRFIQKSHFSRHEKTHTGEKPYSCSECGKCFLNKSYLVIHYRIHTGEKPYSCSECGKCFSSKSQLSGHERIHTGD